The Dehalogenimonas sp. 4OHTPN genome window below encodes:
- the rpsS gene encoding 30S ribosomal protein S19 yields MSRSVKKGPAVHPKLMKKVEAANRSGKKVLIKTWARWSTILPDMVGMNIGVHDGRRHVPVFVTENMVGHKLGEFAPTRTFRGHGGGKAEAAAKK; encoded by the coding sequence ATGTCTCGATCAGTTAAAAAGGGACCGGCAGTACACCCCAAACTCATGAAAAAAGTTGAAGCGGCCAATCGTTCAGGGAAAAAGGTTCTTATCAAGACCTGGGCGCGCTGGTCGACGATCCTGCCCGACATGGTGGGGATGAACATCGGCGTTCATGACGGCCGGCGACACGTGCCGGTGTTTGTGACTGAGAATATGGTCGGTCACAAGCTGGGTGAGTTTGCCCCTACCCGGACTTTCCGCGGCCATGGCGGCGGCAAGGCCGAGGCGGCTGCCAAAAAATAA
- the rplV gene encoding 50S ribosomal protein L22 produces MQVKAVSKNTGVPASKVRLYLDLVRGKKVTEALAILRFAPSPAAVHVAKTVKSAAASAENNFQMEPDALKIVKVFADGAPMMKRHKARSRGRVSPILKRSSHITVVVGDQEV; encoded by the coding sequence ATGCAGGTTAAAGCAGTGTCAAAAAACACCGGGGTGCCAGCCAGCAAGGTCAGGCTGTATCTCGATCTCGTACGCGGCAAGAAAGTGACCGAAGCTCTGGCGATATTGCGCTTCGCCCCGTCCCCGGCGGCGGTTCATGTCGCCAAGACAGTCAAATCAGCCGCCGCTTCAGCCGAGAACAACTTTCAGATGGAACCGGACGCACTCAAAATTGTCAAGGTATTCGCGGACGGAGCGCCAATGATGAAACGCCATAAAGCGCGCTCCCGCGGCAGAGTCTCGCCGATATTGAAAAGATCGAGCCACATCACCGTCGTCGTCGGTGACCAGGAGGTTTAA
- the rpsC gene encoding 30S ribosomal protein S3, with amino-acid sequence MGRKVHPYAFRIGAIKGWNAKWFAEKDFSASLLEDLKLRKGIKQKYTDAGISGIEIERQANKVAVTVATSRPGIVIGRGGQRVDEMRKFLEELAGKRIQLNIHEIGQPELDAFLVARSVADQMEKRIAYRRAMKQAMFRTRQAGARGIKIACAGRLGGVEIARREVMHDGRVPLHTIRADIDYGFAEARTALGRIGVKVWIYRGDILPETKPENEDLGAAEMTPSAAETTVVVTETAKPVEQAKPRTRKKADETAAPAAATATAAAPEDKPKRATARRAKVNTEET; translated from the coding sequence ATGGGACGCAAGGTACATCCGTATGCTTTCCGTATCGGGGCGATCAAAGGCTGGAATGCCAAATGGTTCGCTGAAAAAGATTTTTCGGCCAGCCTGCTGGAAGATTTGAAACTGCGTAAAGGCATCAAGCAGAAATATACGGACGCCGGCATCTCAGGTATTGAGATCGAACGCCAGGCCAATAAGGTGGCGGTAACGGTCGCTACTTCGCGCCCGGGCATCGTGATCGGCCGGGGCGGGCAGCGCGTTGATGAGATGCGGAAATTTCTGGAAGAGCTGGCCGGCAAGCGGATCCAGCTTAATATCCATGAGATCGGGCAACCTGAGCTGGATGCTTTTCTTGTTGCCCGATCCGTGGCTGACCAAATGGAAAAGCGCATTGCTTACCGGCGGGCCATGAAGCAGGCGATGTTCCGCACCCGCCAGGCAGGCGCGCGCGGCATCAAGATTGCTTGCGCCGGACGGCTGGGTGGAGTTGAAATTGCCAGGCGCGAGGTCATGCATGACGGACGGGTGCCCCTCCATACCATCCGGGCTGACATTGATTACGGATTTGCTGAAGCCAGAACCGCTCTTGGACGCATCGGCGTCAAGGTCTGGATCTACCGCGGCGATATTTTGCCGGAGACCAAGCCGGAGAACGAAGACTTAGGCGCAGCGGAGATGACGCCATCGGCGGCTGAAACTACGGTTGTTGTTACAGAAACCGCCAAGCCGGTTGAACAGGCCAAGCCGCGCACCCGGAAGAAAGCGGATGAAACAGCCGCCCCGGCCGCCGCCACCGCGACTGCAGCGGCCCCTGAGGACAAACCAAAGCGGGCTACCGCCCGCCGCGCCAAAGTGAATACTGAAGAGACTTAG